The genomic DNA GACAACTGTCCGTTCGTCCCCAACACCGATCAGACTGACGGCGACGGTGATGGAGTGGGAGACGTGTGCGACAACCTCGCGTTCGATAACGACGGCGATGGCGTGCCCAACGGCGCCGACAATTGCCCCATCGTTTCCAATTCCGACCAAGCCGATCCCGATGGCGATGGCAAGGGCGACACCTGTGACAACTGCCCGGGCGTATTCAATGCGGAACAAGCTGATGCGAATGCCGACGGCATAGGTGATGCTTGCACGCCTCCGCCACCTCCCGACGCGGCCTGCGGGACCTGCGCGCCGGGAGTTTTGCCGGCATCGTTCTTAAGTCTCTCGCTGATGATGTGGGGACGACGGCGGAATTATGGCCGCAAAGATTAGTGAGGAGGCCCTTCGGCTTAAGCGGCGCTCGGAGCATCCGCACCTTCGTAAGGAACCAAGTACTTTTCTGGAGGCGAGAGAGATATGCCACGATCAGTATCAGCAAGCAATAGGCCTGCGAGCCGAAATGCAGTCCGGCTCGGCGGTCTCATCGCGTGCGCGGCATTTGTGATCGCGGGGGAACGCTCGAGCGCCGCCGCCCCGCCGGTGCCCGGAGGATGTCGGGCGCCATCTCCGAGTAGCCATAGCAACGGCGGCTGCCCGGTTGCTATTCCGGATAACAATTCGGCCGGCATCACCTCTCAGATTATGGTTTTCGGCTTGCCGTCCGTCATCTGGGACGTGAATGTCGTGACCTTCATCCATCACACGTTTCCCAGCGACCTCGACATAACGCTGACGTCGCCTGCAGGAACCGTCATCACGCTTTCGACTGACAACGGGGGCAACAATGACAACGTCTTTAGCGAAACGCTCTGGGACGACCAGGCGGGCGAGGATAGCCCTCCGGGGCCGGTCGGCGACGCCACGTACGCGGACGGAGTCGCGGAACTCACGGTTGCGCCGGAGGAACCTCTAAATGCCCTCGCGGGCCAGGATCCCAACGGCACGTGGACGCTGACGATCGCCGACGACGCGGCTCCGGATATCGGCTCTTTGTGCGGTTGGTCGCTTCTGATCTCAGCGGTCTCGGCCCCGCCGACGGTTGCCGGTACCAGCTCGTTTTCGCAACTTGCGGCCTTCGCCATCCCTGACAATAACCCAGCGGGCGTGAGTTCCGCGCTCGATGTCGACGGACTGACGGGAACGATCTGTTCGGCGCGCGTCAATACCTCCATCACGCACACGTTTCCCGGCCATATTGACATGACGCTGACGTCGCCTGCCGGAACTGTCATCACCCTCAGCACGGACAATGGGGGGACAAGTGACGACGCCTTCAATGGGACGTGGTGGCAGGATAATGCGGGCGCGACCAATCCGCCGGGCCCCGCGAACGACAATGCTCCTGCGCCGGGTGTCACCGAGACTCCGCTGGCGCCGGAAGAGGCCTTCGCCGCACTGATCGGTGAAAACCCCAACGGAATGTGGACGCTGACCGTCGCCGACGACTCCGCGGGCGACACGGGAACCTTGCAAAACTGGACTTTGGAGATAACGACGTGCACGGCGCCCGACGGCGACAGCGACAACGTCGGAGACGCCTGCGACAACTGCCCGAACGATCCGAACCCGGGACGGGAGGACGAAGATCTAGATGGCATCGGCGATGCGTGCGATCCGTTTCCCAGCGCGAGCGGTAACGATCGCTTCGGTCATCGGTTCATTGACTCCAACGCGCTGAATGGACCCCCCTTCCAGTTCGTTGACATCAGTAACACGGGGACACAGATCACGCCATTTAGCAACACTACCGTCGCCGGGCCGCTGGCCATCGGCTTTCCGTTCAGTTTCTACGGGGCGAACTTCTCCAACGCATTTCTCGACGACGACGGCTGGCTGCACTTAGGCGACGCCGCCCCCGCCAGCGACCAGACCAATGACTGCCCTCTGCCCAGCACTGACGGTATCAACAACATGATCGCCGGCTTGTGGGATGCGCTCGATCCGATCGACGCGATTCCCAACGGCAGCGCCTTTCATCAGTCGTTCCCTGCCGGAAGCTGCCCTTACAACGACTACCCCGGGGCGTGTTTCATCGTCGAGTGGCTCAACACCTACCGCGAAACCCTTGCGGACAGCGTTACTTTTGAGTTTATCCTGCTCGATAACAGCGACATCCTCGTCCAGATTCTCGACGCGGGTAACGAGATGGGCAGAAGTTCAACGACGGGAATCGAAAACCTCCTCGAAGATGACGGTCTGACCTACGACCCGGACGGCGGCGGGGGGCTGAAGTGCAATGTTACGGGCCACCTCGCGGACAATCTGGCAATCATGTTCTTCGTCGATCCGCTGGATAACGACGGCGTCCCCGGCTCGCTCGACAATTGCCCGTCAACGCCCAATGCCGATCAGGCCGATTCCGACGGCGATGGGCGGGGCAGCGCCTGCGACAACTGTCCGACCGTGGCCAATGACGATCAGGCGGACCCGGACGGCGACGGCAAGGGCGATGTCTGCGACAACTGCCCTGGTGCATTCAACGCTGACCAGGCCGACGCCGACGGTGATGGGAAGGCGGACGCCTGCGACAACTGTCCGGACGTCTTCAACGCCGATCAGGCGGATGCGAACTCTGACGGCATCGGCGATGCCTGCGAAGTTGCTCCACCGCCCGACGCCGCCTGTGGAACTTGCGCGTCGGGTGCTCTGCCCCCCGCGCTGCTTAGCTTCTCGCTGATGATGTGTGGCCGCTGGCGGCAGCGTCGTAGGTAGGAGTTTCCATTGAATCAGACCCGGCAACTACGCCTTCAAGCCACAAAGTGCCGACGCTGGCACGCGATGCTTCATCCGGTGAGCCTCGCTCGGGCACGGTCGGGCATGACTTCGGCGAAGAACTTGGTGTCCGGGCCCAGCCACTTGCGCATGTCCTTGTGGATGTCGCGGATCGAGAAGATAGGAATCCATCGGCCAGGTGCCTGCACGCAGGGCAGGCCAGCCCCCGAAGCGCCGACCGGCGCAGACAGGAGAGAGAAACATGAGCCACTTGATTCAATCTGTGGGCAAGCATTTCCCATTTCGGCGAACCACATTGGCCAATGTCGCGGTACGCCCCAGGACCACGTGCGTGCTAGCGGCCGCACTCTGTCTGGCGATTGTTCCCGCCGCCGACGGGCAATGTCCCTCGTCGTTTGCCCCGTCGGTCAACTACGGCGTGGGCAACGCGCCCCGGTGCGTGGCCATTGGCGACCTTAACAGCGACGGCCGGCTCGATCTGGCCACCGCGAATGAAGGCAGCGGCACTATTTCCATCCGGCTCGGCAATGGCGATGGATCGTTTCAGAGCATGAACAACTACGGTGTGGGCAACGGTCCACGATTCGTGGCGATCGCCGATCTGAACGCCGACGGCAAGCCCGACTTGACTTCGGTGAACAACGCCAGCAACAACATCTCGGTACGGCTGGGTAACGGCGATGGGACGTTTCAATCGTTTGCGAACTACAACGTCGCCGGAATCCCGTTTGCCACGGCGGTCGGCGATTGGAATGCGGATGGCACGCCGGACCATGCGGTCGCGTGCAATGGCGGCACGAATGTGTCGGTGCTTCTGGGGAACGGGGATGGCACGTTTCAGGCAATGGTCAACTACGTCGCGGGCAACGGTTCCCAATCGATTGCCAGCGGCGATATGAACGGTGACGGGATTCCCGACCTCGCCGTGGCGAATAACTTCAGCAGTGATGTCTCGATCCTTCTGGGCAATGGAGATGGCACGTTCCAGGCGCCCGTCAACTTCGCCGTAGGAAACGGTCCCCGATCGGTTGCAGTCGGCGACGTTAACGGTGACGGACGGCTCGATCTGGCGACGGCGAACGATGGCGGCGGCAGTAATGTCTCAGTGCTGTTGGGGAACGGTGACGGCACATTTCAGGCATTTGTCAACTACGGCGCGGGCGGCGGCGCCCGATCCGTGGCCATGGGCGATCTCAATCTCGACGGACGGCCTGACCTGGCGGTCGCCAATAGCGGCACCGCGAACATTTCCGTATTGCGGGGCATCGGCGATGGGACGTTTCAGGCGGCGGTCAACTTCAATGTCGGCAATAGCCCATTCCATGTGGCGATTGGCGACCTCAATAACGACGGCCAGCCCGACATGGTCTCAGCGAACAACGGCGGCAGTAGCGTCTCCGTGCTAATTAACACCAGCCCGTCGATCGGGATCAACCCCCAACCCGTCAGCCAATTCGTGGCCGTCGGCGAGACCGTGATCTTTACGGTGACGGCGACGGGAACGGGGCCATTCACATACCAATGGCGGCGGAACGGCGTGGCGCTGACCGACGGCGGCCCTTTCAGCGGCGCGGCCACCGACACCCTGACGGTGAGCAGCGTCACGGCGGCCGAGGTCGGTTCGTACGACGTGCATATCACGGGCGGTTGCAACGGCACGATCGGCGTGACAAGCAGCCCGGCGACACTCTCGGTGTGCGTCGTCCCTGGCGATTTCAACGGCGACAACAGCTTCGACAGCGCGGACATTCAGGGAATCGTGGACGCGCTGCTTCAAGGTTAGGGCAGCGGTGCGAGGTTTTCGAAACGCTTCAAACCTCGCATTCGAGACAGCCGCCGATCGGACTCGAACCGATGACCTGCGGTTTACAAAACCGCTGCTCTACCAACTGAGCTACGGCGGCACGTGGTCTGCACAACATGGATTCTAATTGGACTGGTCGGAATTCGCCATGCGGACCGCCCTCAGAACGGCGCGCCTTCGTCTTCCGGACCCCCCATCGGGCCGACATCGGGTATCGCGTCGTAGGATTGGCTCGTATAGGCGCCGCCGTCGTCGAGATAGGCCGGCGCGGCGTTGTCGAAGCGCGTGAACTCGGGGTTGAAGTGCAGCTCGACGTCGCCGGTCGGGCCGTTGCGCTGCTTGGCGACGATCAATTCCGCCTTGCCTTTCACTTTGTTGTACTGCTCGGAGAACTCCGCCGAGGCGTTCTTCTTCTTGTGAAGATAGTATTCTTCGCGGTGGAGCAGGATCACCACGTCCGCATCCTGCTCGATCGCCCCGCTTTCGCGCAGATCGCTCATCCGCGGGCGGTTGCCCTCGCGGCCCTCCACCTGGCGATTGAGCTGGGCCAACGCCACCACGGGGATGTTTAACTCGCGGGCCAGGGACTTGAGCCCCCTGCTGATCGCCGAGATCTCCTGCTGGCGGTTCTCCTTCGACGCCCGGTCGAACATCAATTGCAGGTAGTCGACGAAGACGACCTTGATGTCGTGGAGCATCTTGAGCCGCCGGGCCTTGGCCCGCAGCTCCATGACGCTCATTCCCGGCGTATCGTCGATGAACAGCTTGTAGTTGCGCATGTTGCCGCAGATAAGCTTGAGCTTGGTTTTTTCCGCCTCGCTCAGCTTGCCGTGCCGCAGCCGTTTCAAGTCAAGCTGGGCGTGCGAGCAGAGCATGCGCTGGGCGATCTGGAGCTTGCTCATTTCCATCGAGAAGAACGCGGCGGGGAGGCTCTCGACGATCCCGATGTACTCCAGCATCGACAGTCCCAGCGCCGTCTTGCCCATGCTCGGCCGCGCCGCGATGACGACGAAATCCCCGTGCTGCATTCCCCCGAGCATTGAATCGAGCTCGGTGAATCCTGTCGCCACTCCGGTCAGGGCGCCTTCCTGCAAGGTCTCGATCTGCCGCATCGTCTCGTCGAGAAAATCGCGGATCGCCACGGCCTGGTTGGAGACGCGCTGCTCGGTCACTTCGAACAGGTGCTTCTCCGCCGCGTCGAGGATGTGCGACGCCTCCTCCTGGTCGTCGTAGGCGGATTGCAGGATCGTGTGGCTGCATTGAATCAGATCTCGCAACAGGCCCTTATCGCGCACGATCCGGGCGTAGTATTCGCTGTTTGCCGCGCTGGGTACCGATTCACACAGATCGACGAGATAGTCGCGGCCGCCGACCTCTTCGAGGAGGCCGCGCTTGCGCAGCTCGTCCTCCAAAACGATCAGATCGATCGGCTTGTTGACGTCGTACAGGTCGATCAGCGTCTCGAAGAGCAGGCGATGGTCCGCGCGGTAGAAGCGGCCCGACTGATCCCGCGGGATGATCTGCAGGACCAGGCCGATCGAGTCCCGATCGAGCAGCATCGAGCCCAGGAGGCTGATCTCCGCCTCCAGGTCCTGCGGCGGGAGCTTGCCCGCGGCGGCGGGATCAGTTGTTCGAACTCCCGGCGTCGGTCGGTTGAGCGCTGGCGTCGGCGGCGGTGCGATTCTGGTCATCCTTGTCCTCCGTTCGCGATCCTTCTTCTTCGCCCTCGCCGAGGGTCTTTTCGGCGACGACCCACACCTTTACCGATGCCCGAATATCATCCGACAGGACCACCGGGACTTCGACCGCCCCGACTTCCTTGAGGTTGTGCGACATCTTGATCTGGTCGGCGTGAACGCTGTGGCCCTCCTGCATGAGCGCGTGGGAGATTTCCCGCGGGCCGACCGAGCCGTACAGGTGGCCGTCGGGCGTGCAGGCGGCGCTGATCGTCACTTCCGCGCCGGCCAGCCGGTCGGCGGTCTGCTTGAGCAGCGTCTTGATGCGTTCGCGCTCCTGCGCCGCAACTTTCTTGTCTTCCTCGATCGACTTGAGGTTTGCCGAAGTCGGTTCGAGGGCCAGATGGTGCGGCAGGAGGTAGTTGCGGGCGTATCCGGACGACACCTCGACGATGTCGCCGCAGAGACCCAGCTTGTCGATGTCTTTTCGTAAGAGCAGTTTCATAGTATCTATCGCTCCTATCCGCAAAACGGCATCAAGCCGATAAACCGCGCCCGCTTAATCGCCCGGCAACTGGAGCGCTGATGGTGCGCACAGTTTCCGCTGCGCTTGCGCGAAAAATGTTTGCCCTGGTTGCTGACCAATTTCTGCAACGACGCGAGATCCTTGTAGTCGATCTCGTCGATCTTTTCACGGCAGAAGCGGCACTTGGCAACCTCGCGGGTGCGCAGGCGCTTCTGCTGCTTTTTCTTGTCGAATTTCTTGTCCTTCTTCCGAAATCCAAATCCGAATCCTGACATAATCTACCTCTCTGGGCCAATCGTCCTTTAGAACGGAATATCCTCGCCCGCAGGCGCCACTTCCTCAACCGGCGGCATCTCATCCATACCGCCACCCCTCGCCGGCTCGGCAGGGCGCCCGGGCGGAGGTCCGCCGGGTCCGCGCTGCCCCCCGGAGGGGGCGCCGATGAATTGAAAATTCTCCACGACCACGTAGAGCTTGCTTCTTTTTTCCCCTTCCTTGCCTTGCCATTGGTCGTACTTGAGACGACCCTCGACCATCAACGGCTTTCCCTTGTTCATATACTGGTTCAGCGTCTCAGCCTGCCTTCCATACGCACGCATGTCGACGAAACAAACATCTTCGCGCGATTGCCCATCCTGGCCTTTCCATTTTCGATTGATGGCCATGCCGAATTCGCAGACCGGTGTATTGCTCGGCAGGTACGAGAGCTGCGGATCGCGCGTCAAATTGCCCGCCAGGATCACCTTATTGAAATTCGCCATGGTCCATTCCTTTCACGCGCCTGGCATCAAGTGCTCGGCCGCACGAAGCTCCTTATCTCTCGATCTCGTCGGGAAGATCGGCCACCGCCACCGCCGACACGGCGTCCAGGTCCTCCACCGGGGGGAGGGCCTCCGGGCCTTCACCCGGCGCGCCGAACCGACCGCGACCGGCCGCGCTCCACTCATCGCCGCGGGACAGCGTCTTGGGCGGCGCGGCAGCGGCCATCGCCTTCTCCACGTCCTCCGGCGTCAATCGATCCCGTCGAATCACCAGCA from Phycisphaerae bacterium includes the following:
- a CDS encoding proprotein convertase P-domain-containing protein codes for the protein MPSVIWDVNVVTFIHHTFPSDLDITLTSPAGTVITLSTDNGGNNDNVFSETLWDDQAGEDSPPGPVGDATYADGVAELTVAPEEPLNALAGQDPNGTWTLTIADDAAPDIGSLCGWSLLISAVSAPPTVAGTSSFSQLAAFAIPDNNPAGVSSALDVDGLTGTICSARVNTSITHTFPGHIDMTLTSPAGTVITLSTDNGGTSDDAFNGTWWQDNAGATNPPGPANDNAPAPGVTETPLAPEEAFAALIGENPNGMWTLTVADDSAGDTGTLQNWTLEITTCTAPDGDSDNVGDACDNCPNDPNPGREDEDLDGIGDACDPFPSASGNDRFGHRFIDSNALNGPPFQFVDISNTGTQITPFSNTTVAGPLAIGFPFSFYGANFSNAFLDDDGWLHLGDAAPASDQTNDCPLPSTDGINNMIAGLWDALDPIDAIPNGSAFHQSFPAGSCPYNDYPGACFIVEWLNTYRETLADSVTFEFILLDNSDILVQILDAGNEMGRSSTTGIENLLEDDGLTYDPDGGGGLKCNVTGHLADNLAIMFFVDPLDNDGVPGSLDNCPSTPNADQADSDGDGRGSACDNCPTVANDDQADPDGDGKGDVCDNCPGAFNADQADADGDGKADACDNCPDVFNADQADANSDGIGDACEVAPPPDAACGTCASGALPPALLSFSLMMCGRWRQRRR
- a CDS encoding FG-GAP-like repeat-containing protein, giving the protein MSHLIQSVGKHFPFRRTTLANVAVRPRTTCVLAAALCLAIVPAADGQCPSSFAPSVNYGVGNAPRCVAIGDLNSDGRLDLATANEGSGTISIRLGNGDGSFQSMNNYGVGNGPRFVAIADLNADGKPDLTSVNNASNNISVRLGNGDGTFQSFANYNVAGIPFATAVGDWNADGTPDHAVACNGGTNVSVLLGNGDGTFQAMVNYVAGNGSQSIASGDMNGDGIPDLAVANNFSSDVSILLGNGDGTFQAPVNFAVGNGPRSVAVGDVNGDGRLDLATANDGGGSNVSVLLGNGDGTFQAFVNYGAGGGARSVAMGDLNLDGRPDLAVANSGTANISVLRGIGDGTFQAAVNFNVGNSPFHVAIGDLNNDGQPDMVSANNGGSSVSVLINTSPSIGINPQPVSQFVAVGETVIFTVTATGTGPFTYQWRRNGVALTDGGPFSGAATDTLTVSSVTAAEVGSYDVHITGGCNGTIGVTSSPATLSVCVVPGDFNGDNSFDSADIQGIVDALLQG
- the dnaB gene encoding replicative DNA helicase, producing MTRIAPPPTPALNRPTPGVRTTDPAAAGKLPPQDLEAEISLLGSMLLDRDSIGLVLQIIPRDQSGRFYRADHRLLFETLIDLYDVNKPIDLIVLEDELRKRGLLEEVGGRDYLVDLCESVPSAANSEYYARIVRDKGLLRDLIQCSHTILQSAYDDQEEASHILDAAEKHLFEVTEQRVSNQAVAIRDFLDETMRQIETLQEGALTGVATGFTELDSMLGGMQHGDFVVIAARPSMGKTALGLSMLEYIGIVESLPAAFFSMEMSKLQIAQRMLCSHAQLDLKRLRHGKLSEAEKTKLKLICGNMRNYKLFIDDTPGMSVMELRAKARRLKMLHDIKVVFVDYLQLMFDRASKENRQQEISAISRGLKSLARELNIPVVALAQLNRQVEGREGNRPRMSDLRESGAIEQDADVVILLHREEYYLHKKKNASAEFSEQYNKVKGKAELIVAKQRNGPTGDVELHFNPEFTRFDNAAPAYLDDGGAYTSQSYDAIPDVGPMGGPEDEGAPF
- the rplI gene encoding 50S ribosomal protein L9 produces the protein MKLLLRKDIDKLGLCGDIVEVSSGYARNYLLPHHLALEPTSANLKSIEEDKKVAAQERERIKTLLKQTADRLAGAEVTISAACTPDGHLYGSVGPREISHALMQEGHSVHADQIKMSHNLKEVGAVEVPVVLSDDIRASVKVWVVAEKTLGEGEEEGSRTEDKDDQNRTAADASAQPTDAGSSNN
- the rpsR gene encoding 30S ribosomal protein S18, with product MSGFGFGFRKKDKKFDKKKQQKRLRTREVAKCRFCREKIDEIDYKDLASLQKLVSNQGKHFSRKRSGNCAHHQRSSCRAIKRARFIGLMPFCG
- the ssb gene encoding single-stranded DNA-binding protein, which produces MANFNKVILAGNLTRDPQLSYLPSNTPVCEFGMAINRKWKGQDGQSREDVCFVDMRAYGRQAETLNQYMNKGKPLMVEGRLKYDQWQGKEGEKRSKLYVVVENFQFIGAPSGGQRGPGGPPPGRPAEPARGGGMDEMPPVEEVAPAGEDIPF